Below is a genomic region from Candidatus Poribacteria bacterium.
TTGGTACCACTTCCCCTCAATTTCCTGAGGGACATAGATTTTTGGAAGATTTGTCATGTCTTTAATTTTCCTTCGGAAAAACAACGTCCGTTAGAACTTTGATGTCCATTCCTCATATCCGCCTGCGTGTTTTTGCTTGGGCGTTTCTGCGGATTTCTGCGTATTGTTGAAGGCTACGGTTATTCAGCCTTTTTAGGGGCGTGGTCACCTTGCCCCCTATGTGTCAATTTTAGAAAATCAACCTGTATGTTCGATGTGTTTCAACCCCAACGGGGCGAAAGGTGTATCCAACGCTGTCCGCTTCCTTTCCTTAAAAACCTTGCGGTTCGCTGCTGACAGCCGAGAACCGATAGCAACGACTATTTTGCGAGTGGTACCGTTAGGCAAAGAGGGGTTCCACCCATCCATATGTTCCTTTTGTCATTTCATAAAGCAGGTTTACCTGTCGCGTCTCAGCATTTAAAAACAGAAGAAATCCGGAATTCGAGGCTTGAAGTTCCGTTGTGGCTTCCGCGAGCGTCAGCGGTTTGGATGCGAATTTATCCTGTGTTGACACGACGACAGGAGCATCAATTCCTTCAACGTCCGGAAGTGTTTCCATTTCTTCTGGATTGAGCCGCGCCACCACCTCCCGATGGGGGGCATTGTTTCGGCGATCTTTCACCCGGTCTTTGTAACGTCGGACCTGGCTGATTATTTTCTCTGTAACAGTATCCAGAGCAGAGAGGATCTCATGCGTCTCACTTTTTGCATAGAATGACACGCGTGGTGCTGTCATTATCATCTCAGCATCAAACCGGTTTTTCTCAGATTTGAGAACAACATTTAGTTCTTGCATCCCGTCGAAACGCGACTCAATTTTATTGGCACGCTTGAGGATATAAGCGTGAATATCATCCGTAATTTTTAAATTATGTCCTGAGTACGTTAGTTTCATTGCAATCCTCCTGTTTTTCTTTATCAAGGGAATTGTCGGTTTTGGAATCCCAATCCTTTAGGTTTGGGAGGAAAAACCGCCCTCTTGGAAAGGACCAAAGCG
It encodes:
- the raiA gene encoding ribosome-associated translation inhibitor RaiA, with the translated sequence MKLTYSGHNLKITDDIHAYILKRANKIESRFDGMQELNVVLKSEKNRFDAEMIMTAPRVSFYAKSETHEILSALDTVTEKIISQVRRYKDRVKDRRNNAPHREVVARLNPEEMETLPDVEGIDAPVVVSTQDKFASKPLTLAEATTELQASNSGFLLFLNAETRQVNLLYEMTKGTYGWVEPLFA